In Oncorhynchus keta strain PuntledgeMale-10-30-2019 chromosome 19, Oket_V2, whole genome shotgun sequence, a single genomic region encodes these proteins:
- the LOC118398620 gene encoding uncharacterized protein LOC118398620, which translates to MEKFFTILTGNTLGSHEEINRRLTTKGLTKVTSSAESDVIIAFCPIVSRAGTDIEAALQQIPAGKPTILVVKHHTFNPDYTVPDSSRLVTRGDVILTVDCLFHESQGLLECHRNEAAFKKIVNIILPMNDWEIIEASEASEALEHKILEQDFPKELKMEKFFTILTGNTLGSHEEINRRLTTKGLTKVTSSAESDVVIAFCPIVSRAGTDIEAALQQIPAGKPTILVVKHHTFNPDYTVPDSSRLVTRGDVILTVDCLFHESQGLLECHRNEAAVKEILKKLNIHPEIAVSSFYPRIICRLAKDWLARVTEPYTATVEVPVCNHEVQH; encoded by the exons ATGGAGAAGTTCTTTACCATTCTGACTGGGAATACACTGGGGTCTCATGAGGAAATAAATCGCCGGCTCACTACAAAAGGTTTAACGAAGGTGACGTCATCGGCGGAGAGTGATGTCATCATTGCTTTCTGTCCCATTGTCTCTCGTGCCGGGACTGATATTGAAGCAGCACTGCAGCAGATTCCTG CTGGTAAACCTACCATTTTGGTAGTGAAGCATCACACCTTCAACCCAGACTACACTGTACCTGACAGCAGCAGACTAGTGACCAGAGGTGATGTAATACTCACAGTGGACTGTCTCTTCCATGAGAGCCAGGGACTATTGGAGTGTCATCGCAATGAAGCAGCATTCAAAAAGATTGTGAACATAATACTGCCAATG AATGACTGGGAGATTATTGAAGCCAGTGAAGCCAGTGAAGCCCTTGAGCATAAAATCTTGGAG CAGGATTTTCCAAAAG AGTTGAAGATGGAGAAGTTCTTTACCATTCTGACTGGGAATACTCTGGGGTCTCATGAGGAAATAAATCGCCGGCTCACTACAAAAGGTTTAACGAAGGTGACGTCATCGGCGGAGAGTGATGTCGTCATTGCTTTCTGTCCCATTGTCTCTCGTGCCGGGACTGATATTGAAGCAGCACTGCAGCAGATTCCTG CTGGTAAACCTACCATTTTGGTAGTGAAGCATCACACCTTCAACCCAGACTACACTGTACCTGACAGCAGCAGACTAGTGACCAGAGGTGATGTAATACTCACAGTGGACTGTCTCTTCCATGAGAGCCAGGGACTATTGGAGTGTCATCGCAATGAAGCAGCAGTCAAAGAGATTCTGAAGAAGCTTAATATACATCCTGAG ATTGCAGTTTCTTCCTTTTACCCTCGTATCATCTGTCG GTTGGCAAAAGATTGGTTGGCCAGAGTGACTGAGCCTTACACTGCAACAGTTGAAGTGCCTGTTTGCAATCATGAAGTGCAACATTAA